Below is a window of Salvelinus fontinalis isolate EN_2023a chromosome 14, ASM2944872v1, whole genome shotgun sequence DNA.
AGTTAAGTGTTGTTGGTAGGagttatttatgttttttttcttcaaaccTACTGGCATATGCAAATCACAGTATTTATTAAGCGCTTATATGGCAAAGCCAAATTTGTTTTGTAGGATTCAGACAGCGGCACAATGCTGTGTTTGACAATCAACCATTTTGAATCCATCTGTGCTGGCATGATtctttgtacaaaacaaagtttTAAAGTGGCTCATGTTTTTACAATTGCAATAcaaaaaaactatgaaatagaaGTGCAAGTACGCATCCCTGAGCTCAAGAGGAAGACACATTACGGTTCCTCTGTCCCACTTCTGTCCTCGAACAAAAGCATCTATTGACAAGCAACAAATAGCAGTGAGGATCCAATGGAAAGGCAGTCTTCTCAGCACTGAGCGTCTTGGCAGCCCATGAGGGCGTTCCACATGTCTCGACTCTGTTCCCGGGCAACTGGGTTGTTGCTGTAGTCCAGGAGGTTGCCGCACCACATTCCCGTGCCCTTCAGGCCCAGCTCTCGTACATATGCCACCTTCAGGGCAATGCTTTCTGGGTCGTCGTACCACACCTGATGGATCTGTCCCCTTTGGTCCTGTGGATGACAGTTCAGTTCACAAACTCTGTTATGGGACAATGGCACCGTCTTTGCGAACAAGGAGGATAATGCAGCCTTGGCGAGAGTTCAACTTGAGCCAGAGTGTTTTATTGGATTTGGAGGAAGCGATGTGTTGTGAGGTGACTGTGTTAGTTCAATCTAACAGCACTGCAGTCAAATAGCCTTTCCCCCGAAATGGCTGCAGCTTCTGTTGAGTTGTCATTTGTCACCAGCAGCCCAGACAAATAGGCTTATAGGCTACTTGTTCAACAAACCTTCTATACAATGTGTCTCCATACCTTGTAGTTGTAGTAGGGAGCCAGCTGGACCTCGTCCCACAGCCTGCCAGACAGAGAGCTGTTGATCTGTTTCATCATAAAGCTGTAAGGGATCTGACGGCCAGCTGCATCGCTACAAGGTGCACCCCGGAACGGAACCTTGGCTAAGGAGCACACCCCTTCCTAATTAGAGAAAAAGACACATATAGTTGAGACAGCAGGACGATGTTCTCTCTCATTTTTTTCTGGTACAGTGCCTgctacagaaagtattcacacccctagactttttcaacattttgttgttacaaaatGGGATTAAAATTCATAGAAAATAAATTTttatgtcaacaatctacacaaaatactctgtcaaagtggagaaaataattatatatatatcttgatttgataagtattcaaccccctgagtcaatacatgttaatcacctttggcagcgtttacagctgtgagtctttgtgagtaagtctaagagctttgcacacctggattgcacaACAGTTGCACATTCTTTTAAAAATACGCTACcaaaattggttgttgattattgctagacagccatttaagtcttgccatagatttaagtcaaaactgcaaccaggtcactcaggaacattcaatgtcatcttggtaagcagaTTGGTAAGGTTatggtcctgctgaaaggtgaatttgtctcccagtgtcggAAAGCAGATTgatataccctgatgaagacagcttgtctgtcgaaacgtcgGACAtcacatttttgcatctgagctcctaggaaaggaaagcagattgaaccagggtttcctctaggattttgcctgtgcttagctctattgtgAAAAACAAGataaagcatacccataacatgcagccaccaccattcttgaaaTGTGATGGGTATAGTATGTTGGATTTGCcataaacataacactttgtatccaGTACAAAGTTCATTTAAGATTTTCTTTGTTGCAGTTTTATGGTAGTGCCTTACTGGAAACCGGATGCATATTAATGAATCTTTTTCttctgtacatgcttccttttcattctgtcaatgaggttagtattgtggagtgagTAACTACAACACTGTTGATCCATCCTAAGTTCCcctattacagccattaaaaACTCTGTTGGAAACCCCGTGTGGTTtcattcctctccagcaactgtgGATGTATTAATAAACCATCCAAAGCGTTATTAATGACTTCACAACGCTTAAAATGACTTTTCTTATTTGACCTATCTACCGATAGTTACCCTTCTTTGCGaggaattggaaaacctccccggtatttgtggttgaatccgtgtttgaaattcaatgtgacttgttaagccaatttttactcctgaacatacagtgcgttcggaaaatgtttagaccccttgactttttccactttgttacgttacagccttattctaaaatcgattgtttttcccatcaatctacacacaatacacaacaatagtattacaaataaatattcagaccctttactcggtactttgttgaaaccccattggcagcgattacagcctcgagtctccttgggtatggccctgcaagcttggcacacctatatttggggagtttctcccattcttgtctgcagatcctctcaagctctgtcaggttatgtgcttaaggtcattgtcctgttggaaggtgaacatttgccccagtctgaggtcctgagcggtcTGGAGCAGGTTCATCAAGGATCACTCTTCCAACAGGATCAAGgatcactctgtactttgctccgttcctctttcccttgatcctgacgagtctcccagtccccgccgctgaaaaacatccccacagcatgatgctgccaccagcatgcatcaccgtagggatggtgccaaagTTTATTTCAGGCTAGAAGGGTTCAATCtgtgtttcatcaaaccagagaatgtttctcatggtcagagtcctgtgggagccttttggcaaactccaaggggactgtcatgtgcattttactgaggagtggcttctgtctggccactaccataaaggcctgattggtggagtgctgcagagatggttatccttctggaaggttctcccatctccacagaggaaatctggagctctgtcagagtaaccagctcccccgactgctcagtttggcctggcggccagctctaggaggaggcttagtggttccaaaacttcttccatttaagaatgatagacaggtgtgtgcctttccaaatcatgtccaatcaattgaatttaccacaggtggacaccaatcaagttaaactttttaacagtggccaagaaggctactgtggctatttgatcataatgtaggcctaccagagtggcctaacatgaaaaacagagaaaatgcaccaacattttaacatggaaatagctattGAAATAGCTGTTCCATGATACAGCCTACAGTAAGTAGCATCCAacgtgttcaatgtaggcctacaatcCATGAGACTTTAGAGAAGATACTGACAAAATGTATGCTACCCTCTACCTATCGGCTTCTTAGATTATTCAAGTTTGTCTCAAAATATAATACTGCCTCTAAGACATAAAAAAAGCTATTTACCTGACTTGattttcaaagatggctagaaatgtacatgttttgtgctcttgtaggaagcaatcattCCCCATTGCTGACCAGAAATaagctataactgggctaataacctCACCAACTAGCAAAGAaaatgaacaaatgtgcacacgtgaGGCTCTGATCTCAAAAAACAAGCACATCTACTTGCGATCGCTCGTGCCTGTGAATGCAATAGCATCCTCAGACGAGGCACTCTGCCAAAAACCAAATCACAGACTGTCTTGCATAGTTAGATTTGTTACGGTATTGTGCATTGAAAGGGGCTAATATGTAGATTTGATCATAATTCCCACAGTAGAGGGAAACATTGATAGTGTAAACTAACAAGGCATACACTCTAGTAAAGTTGAGAAgttcctcccgggtggcgcagtggtctagggcactgcatcgcagtgctagctgcgccaccagagtctctgggttcgcgcccaggctctgtcgcagccggccgcgaccgggaggtacgtggggcgacgcacaattgggctagtgtcgtctgggttagggagggtttggccggtagggatatccttgtctcatcgcgctccagcgactcctgtggcgggccgggcgcagtgagcgctaaccaagggggccaggtgcacggtgtttcctccgacacattggtgcggctggcttttaagaagcagtgcggcttggttgggttgtgcttcggaggacgcgtggctttcgaccttcgtctctcccgagcccgtacgggagttgtagcgatgagacaagatagtaattactagcgattggatacgacgaaaattggggagaaaaggggataaaatttaaaaaataaaaagttgagAAGTTCAATTTTGGAGTATTCACCTGGGAGAAGTCGAGACAAGGGTAATCATAGCCATACCATGGTACTCCCATCACAAGCTTCTTTGGATCTATCTTCATCGCCAAATATTGGTCATACGCTGGAATAAAAGACAGAAGGCCATAGCAGGTTAGGATTAGTCTGTTCAGCATGACAAGTAGTGGCTAGGGATCCATAGTTTTTAGCTTGAAGTCAAATAACTGCAATAAAATGGCTTCTGGTTTGGGCTTCTAGAGGTCCTTCTCCACAAATTACTTACCTGACTGTGTCTGATTGAATGGAGCATTTGCCATCGCAACACAATCGCCCCATATTTGACTCTGCTCATCATATGACATCACAAATAGCAGGTCGCAGGACTCGGCAATGGCGGCGTAGTCGTAGCAGCGCCCGTCTATACACTTGGGCGACCAGGCAACATCAAATGACACCTGAGAACGAGTCAGGAGAAGAGGGTAAGTTAAGGGCACGGAGGAAGCTGGGTCCTATTCATTAGGGCAGTGGTTTTGAAATatctcctctgggacccccagaCAATCCACACTAttgttgtagccctgaactagATCATCTGATAAACCTAATCAAAGGTTTGATatttagttgacaagttgaatcaggtgtgctagctctgggATAGTTCAAATACATGGAATGGCTGGGGGTCCCCAAGGAAAGGTTTGAAAACCCCTGCATTAGGGCATATCGTAGTAAAACGAAAACAAGCGTTTCTGATTGGACAGTTTcatgtagtccctccctgtttcagttcattttcttctgtttggtgcctgatGAATGTTGTCAGTTGTGACACCCCAAAAAACTTAGGTATGCAGATTGTAAGGTTGGATTAATCAATTTACTTTTAACCGAAATTGTGAATGTGGCCTGCTTTCATTTGTGAATCGGAGCATAATTAGCCTACACGCCAACATATCCCCTACACCCCAAGTTGTTGGTCTGGTATGACTAGGATACACTATTGTATTCACCTGGGAACCTGGGATCTCTCTATGAAAGGCCTCAGTGGTCTCTTTGACGAGTGCTGTCAAGGTGTAGTACTCTGGGGAGGAGTCGGCCACCTCTTGCTCAATGTCTATGTTGATGCCATCCATAAACTGCCTCTTGGCCAAGTCCACTTTGCTTGTGATCCATGCTGTCCTGTTGGCAGGGTCCACCATTTCAGGGATGGACACATCacctacagtaaaaaaaaaaattacaacacTGACAAATGCATGTAGGATTAATGCACATGGAGGGCTCATCTAGGGCTAGGCAGTATAGAAATATTTTGATTAATTCAAATGTCAATTTTACCACAATGTTCCAAATGACTGTACAGCAAGAAGCAATTTTGCAAGAAGCAAGCTATTTTTTTGGTTATCTTTTTTTCAATATGGCCAATTTTGACCTTGTAGTTGAGGGATATCACTCAAGtctgattaggcctggctcggagaaggcattccaattcatctcaaaggtgttcgatggggttaaggtcagggctctgtgcaggccagtctcaacaaaccattcctgtatggacctcgctttgtgcacaggggcattgtcatgctaaaacaggaaagggccttcccaaactgttgccacaaagttgaaagcacagaatcatgTAGAATGTACAGAACCAGtcataagtttggacacacctactaactCAAGTGATTCTCTATTTttacattctagaataatagtgaagagatcaacactatgaaataacacatatggaatcatgtagtaaccaaaaatggtgttaaacaaatcaaaatatatttatatttgagattcttcaaagtacccaccctctgccttgatgatatctttgcacactcttagcattctctcaaggttcatgaggaatgcttttccaactgtcttgaaggagcgCCCACATATGCTAaggacttgttggctgcttttccttcactccccggtccaacttatcccaaaccatctcaattgggttgatgtcgggtgattgtggagtccaggtcatctgatgcagcacttcatcactctccttctcggtcaaatatcccttacacagcctggagcttttctttttggggggggggtcattgtcctgttgataatcccactaagcgcaaactggatggaatggcgtatcgctgcagaatgctgtggtatccatgctggttaagtgtgtcttgaattcaaaaggcagtgtcaccagcaaagcacccccacctccatgcttcacggtgggaaccacacatgcggagatagtCTGGTCACCTACTCTCCGTCACAAAGACacaacggttggaaccaaaaatctcaaatttggactcatcagaccaaaggacagattttcaccggtctaatgtccattgctcatgtttcttggaccaagcaagtctcttcttattattggtgtccttttggtAGTggtttcgaccatgaaggcctgattcacgcagtctcctctgaacagttgatgttgagatgtgtctattacttgaactctgaagcatttactcgggctgcaatctgaggtgcagttaactaatgaatttatcctctgcagcagaggtaactcttggtcttccattcctgtggcggtcctcatgagagccagtttcatcacagcgtttgatggttttatcgactgcacttgaagaaactttcaaagttcttgacattttccagattgactgaccttcatgtcttatagtaatgatggattgccgtttctcttttcttatttgagctgttcttgccataatatgggcttggtcttttaccaaatagggcaatcttctgtataccacccctacctagtcacaacacaactgattggcacaaacgcattaagaaaataaattccacaaattaacttcacaaggcacacctgttaattgaaatgcattccaggtgactacctcatggagctggttgagggaatgccaagagtgtgcaaagctgtgttGTGGAAACTTATAATTATTCACGCTAGCCCATGTTTTACTGTTTAAAGAATTGTCTTGTTATATGTTAGTGCTTTGTGGGACTTAGCCATAAGACTGGGCGTGTAGCTAAAGTCCGTTTGTGTGCGACCGCAGCATGTGACATCCCGTGGGTTTACCATCTACAGAAACGTGCAGAAAGGAGCACAATATAGTATTTGTTGTTGTGAATGCAGTTAGACGGTTGAGCCCTCGGGCTATCAACCTCATGCCATCATAAATCTGCACAGACTAATTGCCTTTTACACAGTATCTGCTGACTGCCACGTATACAAAAATGATGCGCTTCTCTATAAAAAGCATTGAACCGGCACTGTTGAGTGGATAGTTGATTCTCCAGTTTTGCAAATCTTATAATAAAGTGTTGTTTGAAAGAATCTGCATTCTCTCTTCCTATAGAATTGCTACCACAGCTGACAaggcaaaagggtggctactttgaagaatatcaaatattttaaaaaagttaaacacttttttggttactacatgattccatgtgttatttcatagttgatgtcttcactattattctacaatgtagaaaaaagttaaaataaagaaaaacccttgaatgagtaggtgtgtccaaacttttgactggtactgtaacaaATGCTATTTGGAGAGGATTGGATTTGATATTCTAAGAAGAAAATTCTAGTAACATGAAGATACTAGCAAACGCTAAAACAATAGCTAAATGCTAGAAGCACTTTGAAGGGTCCCTAAAAGTTGTCAAGGgacaacctttatttaactaggcaagtcagaagaaatgattatttacaatgacagcctaccccgtgcaaacccggacgacactgggccaattgtgcaccgccctatgggactccaaatctaggccgaatgtgatacagcctggattcgaacttgggactgtagtgacgcctcttgcactgagatgcagtgccttagaccgctgcgccactcaggagcccccaaATTAATGTTTGTAGTGACTAAGAGAAGAACATTCTCATTAAAGGACGGACATTGTTAATAGCCATAAAGTGATCAAATGGGCTTGAGGTGACATTGACAGTTTTGGTGCCCACAAGTTTGTTTTGCTGTGATAAGTCTGTACTGTCTAAAAGGAGTGTTTTTTTgtagtatttttatttatttttaattacaAATGTTTGGTTATGTGGATTAAGGTCTTAAAGATAAATTTTACTGTCATAAAGTAATTTTCTACATTTCGTCTGTAAAAGGAAAGAGATTTAAGTTATTTTGCTGAAGCAAAATTATAATTTCTTTTGTATGGTTTACGGAACCGGTTCTTTAGGTTAAGTCACACTGTACAGGATTTTGCTTAAATATGTTATTTTCTGTGCTATAAAAAGTATGCATATTTGTATGTTTTATTGTATACATTTGGTTGCAATTTTGAATTGTGAAAAGGTGTTTATTTTGTGTACCAACTCAAAACTTTCTATTCATAAAAAAAAGCAGAACAGAGTTCATGAAAAGTGAAGTAAATAAACCAAGATACTGTGAGAACCAAACCCCTAGTTCCCTTGTATTGATGTACTCCAATAATTAAATCCTTACATCCATTCCGTTCTATtctctagtccttgccgatgacaagcatacacataacacgatgcagccaccaccatgtttgaaaatatgaagagtggtacactcagtgatgtgttggattttccccaaacataacactttgtattcaagacattcatttctttgccagttttactgtagtgccttattgcaaacaggatgcatgtattctgtacaggcttccttcttttcactctgtcatttaggttagtattgtggagtaactacaatgttagcgaTCCATCCTCActtctctcctatcacagccattcaactctgtagctgttttaaagtcaccattggcctcatggtgaaatccctgagtggtaacaaaggtaacaaaatgtggaaaaaggggtctgaatactttccgaatgcaccgtccaacaataaaaaattgtttaaaaaaatgtttgtttGGCGAACCAAATAAAATCACTGGGCCGCCAAGTTGAGGAACCCTGGGCTTGGTTGTTTCCAAataccagtcatttcctttcaaatccatGTATGGAGGCGATCAAGTGCACACTGGCATATGGTTGAGATGCCTAACCTTACCTTTCAGGACTAGCCGTGCGCCTTTCGAATGGGCGTGGCACATGAGTTCAGCATCATATTTCCCAAATGCAGCAACAGTTGTCACTTTTCCCCAATCATATGACTTCCATGCTTTGTTGCCCACATCAAACACAAACACCTGAAAGCAGAGAGACCAGTGGCAGGTGAGGAACTCCAAAGCATCttttcaacttttttttttttttactgaatctAGGCTAGACAAACATATTTTCACGATTTCGTTCAAATGTAAATCAATACATCATAGCATGTTTTTGGGCTCATTCAGTAGATAACTGATTAAGTAGAATCCTGTTGAAAAAATGTTAGAAGTACAATTTATATTCCTAAAATATAAGTTAAAAATGATTATTGCCGCTTCCTGTTGTCATGCATTTTTGATTTATAGCTGTGTGTCAAAACACTGATTTTAAATGCCCAAATTCATAATCAATATGCTGAATTATGTTGTGAAGACCAATATTTAACAATTACTCCCTACACACGTGTTCAGATTACGCTGCTAAATTATTACATTATAAAAACTGCATTTATGCACAAACTTTTACCTGGCGGTCACTCCAGACATATTGATTAGCTTGTTCTACTGTAACCGATAGCGTGCGCAAATGATTCACACAATGATATTGGCAATTGTGGCGACATGAACCCTTTGCGCTCTCTTAACAGTTAGTTATACTACATATAACAGCCGATAGATGTGAACCTGTAGTAGCTATTTATCAACTCATATCtctgagatttttttttattgcagACAGGCGACAGCCAATATGAAGGAATCAGCACTTTACTGGCTGGATAATTTCAACGAATCACCTCACATCGGTTTTCTATTGAAGGTCAAGTGTTATTTTTGCTTCAATAGCGTGATCTATAAGTTTCCCTTCACAGAAAAAAACATTACTGTAAAAACAGGCAGAAAATAGCTTcatttttcatcagatgacaacaaaAGTGGAACACTATTTGGCTGCCATCCACACAATTAGACtaaatgagcttacaatgaaaaTGCAAGGTATTTTTTGCTAAATCTATGCATGGCTAACATTTCTGtttatcatagaaagaatgtagcaagctacatttcctaatgtttttcTTAAAAGTTAATCTTTCATTTTACCGGAGAAAAGTTCTGGCTAAACCGAGAAAAGTACCAGAGAAAAgtagctgtctgctgatagaacgcCTGTTCGTGAATTGTCATCTGAGTGGAGAAGTGAAACTGAATCACAAAATTAGTCTGATGCCGGAGCAGTAGATACAATAAAAAAAAGTGTAGATCTGTGTTTACAAAGCACAGCAAGATATGAAATATCTCTTCCTGCTTGACAAATTCCATCCTTCTCTCACCAAaatgcttgtagcgtcatacccaagactcgaggctgtaatcactgccaaaggt
It encodes the following:
- the ctbs gene encoding di-N-acetylchitobiase translates to MWLFLFLTLVSVCCKAEVCPCEIQELCQQIRDEKDFEVFVFDVGNKAWKSYDWGKVTTVAAFGKYDAELMCHAHSKGARLVLKGDVSIPEMVDPANRTAWITSKVDLAKRQFMDGINIDIEQEVADSSPEYYTLTALVKETTEAFHREIPGSQVSFDVAWSPKCIDGRCYDYAAIAESCDLLFVMSYDEQSQIWGDCVAMANAPFNQTQSAYDQYLAMKIDPKKLVMGVPWYGYDYPCLDFSQEGVCSLAKVPFRGAPCSDAAGRQIPYSFMMKQINSSLSGRLWDEVQLAPYYNYKDQRGQIHQVWYDDPESIALKVAYVRELGLKGTGMWCGNLLDYSNNPVAREQSRDMWNALMGCQDAQC